One genomic window of Quercus robur chromosome 6, dhQueRobu3.1, whole genome shotgun sequence includes the following:
- the LOC126688582 gene encoding multiple organellar RNA editing factor 2, chloroplastic-like — MALTLARALSSATLRHPTTTLSKRVLSTITHPPPIPTTLFLSRRRPLAPLSSAAIPSTAATRFTSIRCRVNRSGNSAYSPLNSGSNFSDRPPTEMAPLFPGCDYEHWLIVMDKPGGEGATKQQMIDCYIQTLAKIVGSEEEAKKKIYNVSCERYFGFGCEIDEETSNKLEGLPGVLFVLPDSYVDPEYKDYGAELFVNGEIVQRSPERQRRVEPQPQRAQDRPRYNDRTRYVRRRENMR, encoded by the exons ATGGCTCTAACCCTAGCGAGAGCCCTCTCCTCCGCCACACTCCGCCACCCAACAACCACTCTATCAAAGCGCGTTCTCTCCACAATCACCCACCCTCCTCCCATCCCCACCACCCTCTTCCTCTCTCGCAGACGACCCCTCGCTCCTCTCTCCTCCGCCGCTATCCCCTCCACCGCCGCAACCCGCTTCACCTCAATCCGATGCCGCGTGAACCGCTCCGGCAACTCGGCCTACTCCCCACTCAACTCCGGCTCCAACTTCAGCGACCGCCCACCCACCGAAATGGCCCCACTCTTCCCTGGCTGCGACTACGAGCATTGGCTCATCGTCATGGACAAGCCTGGCGGCGAAGGCGCCACCAAACAACAGATGATCGATTGTTACATCCAGACACTCGCTAAAATCGTTGGAAG TGAGGAGGAAGCGAAGAAGAAGATTTACAATGTGTCGTGCGAGAGGTATTTTGGGTTTGGCTGTGAAATTGACGAGGAGACCTCTAATAAGCTTGAAG GCTTACCTGGAGTTCTGTTTGTGCTTCCTGATTCTTATGTGGATCCTGAATATAAGGACTATGGGG CTGAATTGTTTGTGAATGGGGAGATTGTTCAAAGGTCACCTGAAAGACAGAGGAGGGTGGAGCCACAGCCACAGAGAGCTCAAGACAGACCAAGATACAATGACAGAACTCGGTATGTGCGTCGTAGAGAAAATATGCGGTGA
- the LOC126688581 gene encoding cyanate hydratase encodes MEENKASIANRLQAVKHKSGKSYSELAAETGLTNVYVAQLLKRQAQLKPDTAPKLRAALPDLPEDLIQEMMKPPMRSYDPNLIQEPTVYRLNEAIMHFGESIKEIINEEFGDGIMSAIDFYCSVDKVKGVDGKDRAVVMLDGKFLPYTEQKSEHMVSRLRLQ; translated from the exons atGGAAGAGAACAAAGCAAGCATAGCGAATCGGCTACAGGCGGTGAAGCACAAGTCCGGCAAGTCGTACAGTGAATTAGCTGCAGAGACTGGGCTCACCAACGTGTACGTGGCCCAGCTCCTCAAACGACAAGCACAGCTCAAGCCTGACACTGCCCCTAAACTCCGGGCAGCGCTGCCCGACCTGCCCGAAGACCTCATCCAAGAGATGATGAAGCCACCCATGCGCTCTTACGATCCCAACTTGATCCAAGAGCCCACTGTCTacag GTTGAATGAAGCGATTATGCATTTTGGTGAGAGCATCAAGGAGATTATCAATGAGGAGTTTGGTGATGGCAT CATGTCAGCTATAGATTTCTATTGCTCGGTGGACAAGGTTAAAGGTGTGGATGGGAAGGATCGTGCAGTTGTGATGCTTGATGGGAAATTTTTACCTTACACTGAGCAG AAATCAGAACACATGGTTTCAAGGCTGAGATTACAGTGA